The genomic region agagcgtctgccaaatgacttaaatgtaaatgtaaatgtttaacagtttgggtctagagtgtcaccccctttgaagagggggatgactgcggcagctttccaatctttagggatctcgggaGATACAAAAAAAGAGGTTGAactgactggtaataggggttgcaacaatggcggtggataattttagaaagagagggtccagattgtctagcccagctgatttgtacaggtccaggatttgcagctctttcagaacatctgctctctggatttgggtgaaggagaagctgggaagGCTTGGGAAAGTAGCTGGGGGGGTGTGGAGCTGTTGGCTGGGGTTGGGTTAGCCAGGAGGAAAGtgtggccagccgtagagaaatgcttattgaaattctcggttatcgtggatttatcggtggtgacagtgttacctagcctctgtgcaatgggcagctgggaggaggggctcttattctccatggactttagtgtcccaaaaccttttggagttagagctacaggatgcaaatttccatgatcacctttgacctttttcaaaaggaggcaaggagaggaTGGAAGAGTTAGCTAACCAATTGAGAATGCCCCTATGTCCTCATTTGACTATCAAAATGTGGGAATGATAGTGTAGCCTAAAAAACAATTTAGGCTTGATCTGCATATGTGGTCGGAGGCTTTGTATGGCGGGTGTGAGCCTCCggaggcatgcagaggccaaatcaAGCTCCGTACCACATCGCTGTGCTCCTCTCACATTTTGTAACAATGTGGAGTGCTCTTTATAGCTcagcattgacatgattggttgacggtaggtgggggcagaaggtcctgtataaacacaaacctACTTACTTAAAAAGTTTGTTTCCTCTGACTACTGCGGCGGCTGCATCTCAGTAAATGCTATACTGCCACTGCAGATGGcggattgaccatgcagactttAAGAGCTTGAATCATTCCTCTTCAATAGCTTGCATATTGTAATATGCAGAGTCAGACATGCTGCAATATCAAAACCAGCCAGTGCAGTCCAATGAATACTGGGAGACTGAAATGTATGTTGTATGACTCTCTTATTGGctacgcacgcctccaactcaatcaagttgGCATACACAAAAACACCAGAAACTACACAACAGAATATAGAGGCCTTTATTGTCATAAACATTTATTAGCATTACCAGGTCAGAGTCGGGCACAAAATCATCTTCTGTACCCCACTGTTCCCTTATTAAATAACTACAATAAGAGTAAAAAAGTTGATTTATATAGTCTAATTTCATCATTCAGCGACATCTAGGCAGGTGACCGGTGAGGTGGTGGGTGCGAGAAAAGGTGCGATGGCAGCGGGGGCAGGAGTATGGTCTCTCCCCAGTGTGGGTCCTCATGTGAATTTTAAGGTGGTTGGCCAAGCGGAATCTCTTGTCACACTCTTGGCAGGGATATGGCCGTGAGTTATTGTGGATCCTCATGTGTCTGGTCAGATCAGCAGAACAGATAAACCGTCGGTGGCATTCAGAACATTCAAATGGCCTCTCCCCAGTGTGGATGCGCTTGTGTTTAGCCAGATCTCCAGACTGAGTGAAGCTTTTACCGCACTCGGTACAGGTGTATGGTTTCTCACCTGTGTGAGTGCGCTGGTGGTTCTTCAGGTGTTCATGTCGAAAAAATGTCTTGTCACACACTGTGCAATGGAAAGGCCTCTCCCCAGTGTGTGTGCGCTGGTGGGTTTTCAATGCTGCACTGTTTATAAACTTCAGCCCACAAACCCCACAATGGTAGTTCCTTTCATTGTTGTGGATCTTAAGATGCAACTTCAGATAATTTCTGTAAGCAAAGTCTTTACCACACACAGTACATTTGAAAggtctctcccctgtgtgtgtgcgcaggtgTAGATTCAGACAGTCCTTGTATGCAAACCGCTTGTCACATTTGGAGCAGGAGAAAGACTTCTCGCCAGAGTGAATAGTCATGTGAACTCGGAGTCGCCCCATCCGGGCAAAACCCTTTCCACAATCCTGGCATTTGAATGGCTTGACCCCCGAGTGTATCATCATGTGTTTGCGGTGACTGCTGTCTTCTGAGAAGCACTTGCCACACTCCTTACAGACGTAAGGCTTCTCACcggtgtgtgtgcgcatgtgaaTGCGCAGATTCCGAGGACTAGAGCAGTTTTTGCCACACTCTGAGCATGGCATGCCAATGTTCATATAGACAGGGCCATCCTCAGGCTTAGTGTCCTCAGGTTTGTGACACTGGTGAGGCCCCAGTCCCCAGGAATTCTTGAAGCTCTTTCCACAGTCAGCGCAACTGAGGTACCCATCGATGAAAGCGACAGACATTTTGTGCCAAACCTTGCAGTGAGTATGCAGTCTGGCTATGTACTGGAAGCTCCGGGCACAATAAGGGCAGGGGTGGAGTTTCCTTAGCGGGGCAGAGGGGTGGGCCTGACGGGTGTGGACGTGTAGCTGCCGTGGGGTATGGAACATGCAGCTACAGTGGGGACAGCTGTATGTGGGGGCATACACGGTTTTACTCTTTGAGATGTGGCTTTTCAGCATGGCCAGGTACTGCTTCGGGTGTTTGGTCTTGATGTGATTCTCCAGGAAGTAACAGTCAGTGAAGGAGATGGTGCAGTGTGGACAAGGAAAGAACTGAGAagtagagactgagggagagggacagagcagTGGAAGGATGGTAGAAAGAGTGAGAAGAGAGCGATGGGAGGAGAGAGTAAACAGAACATAGTTGTGATTTCCTACATTTCCTCATTCAACAATAAAATGCTTGAGTAAATATCTTAATTTCAAAATTAATTTCAACGTTTGGTAAATTAATGTTCAAATGATGTTCAAGTAATCCCATCATCCATTTCAAATGCAGCGTTGAGGGTGGACTGGATGTATGAACTATGCCCTACCTCCATCTGTCTCGTCTGGGttttcctccttcaccaaacacACTTTAGTGTCTCGCAGAAGAGTCTTAACCACCACCTTATGGATTAGAAAGATGAAGAAACCACAGTATGCATGAAGCAAAAGTCTAAATACTATTGTCTAGTTACTGTCACATGTTGGGAAAGACCACTAACTCTTCTTACATTAGACAATCTTGTTAGCGTCACCACAGGACTCCATGATATCTGGCTACACCCGGTCATTGGATTGGATGTATTTTGATGTTTGATGTGCTTCTTCTGGAAGGAAGGAACAGAATGGTTTGGTTCCTCTCCCATTCCCTGCTGCTCAAAGTCTGTTGGTTCCTCTTTGATTAGGATGGAGCTGTTACAAACCCCTTTAGTAACGTAGGGAGCTTGGCTAATGTCTATTTCTTCTCTATTGCAGACAACATCATCTGACTGTGTTCCACACTCTGTTTTGATGGGGTCTTGATGGTGTTTAGACATCTTAGTTTTGTTGTGTTGCTTTTACCCAGGTTTGCTCTTCATCTTGCTGGAGTGCTTCTTCATTTGAATTCTGTGGGGAAAAGACCAGGTTTTATTGAGCATCATCCCATAGACAGCACTATTAGGCAGGGATCATACTAATATATCGAATCAGGGTATGTAGTAacgcctctagctctgagatgcagtaccttagttTAGGGATCTCAAATGGTGCAGCAGTCGAACTAGCTAATGTCTTGAGCTGCTAgtattagtattttattaggatcccgaTTAGCTGCTgctaaagcagcagctactcctaCATAACATTAATAGATAGGTACAGAACAACATACATTTTAAATTAGAATACACACTTTTATACAATTATGCCTTGGCATTCCATGCATAATGTAGTCATTATAACGGCAATACTGCGGCAACCAATTTCCCATGCTTTGGTCTTACGTTAAAAAAAAACGATTAATGCTTGATCCGAAAATGTGGTCAGAGGCTCTATATGGATGGTGTAAAGCAATCCCGGGGCCTCTGGTGGCTCGCAGACGCCAAATTGAGCTCTATACAGCACCGCCGTGCGCCTTccaaatgttgtaacaatgtggaGGGCTCCATATAGGTCCTTCGCATTGACATGGTTGGGTGACGGTAGGTGGGGatgggaggtcctgtataaacacaaactcattccttgacaacttcctttaCAACAGATCTGCGCTGCTCCGCAAAGCGCAAAAAGTATacatgccctgacttctgcagaggcgtATCGTCGTAAATGCTGAACGGCCAAGGCAAACATCAGATTGACCACGTAACGCCTTTAAACAGGTCCTGATATGCTAATCTAGCAGCATCCTCATGATATAACAATCTCACAGTAGAAGTGGTTTTGTAAACACCAGAGAGAATCTCAGAACATCAGGGGTGTAATCATGTCCAACcacgagtttctattggacaaattcagataaATCCCTCCCCGTTTCGTTCCTTTTGCTTCCGTTAAAGAAAAGTTTAGCAACAGCATCAGAGTAAAAAATAGCCCCTGGAACAGTCCTGTCCTTGATTCTTCCGTTTACGTCTATTCTATGTAATCCATAGCTACTGAATGCAAGTGCAACCAGATaggaagaggcaaagcgagagCATGTCTCTGCCCAAAATCTGTCTACGTTAAGCAGATCATTATTTATGTGAGGAGTTTTTGTATGGGGTCGGGGCAATTGAGTGTCGAATTT from Oncorhynchus masou masou isolate Uvic2021 chromosome 29, UVic_Omas_1.1, whole genome shotgun sequence harbors:
- the LOC135520536 gene encoding gastrula zinc finger protein XlCGF57.1-like isoform X3, which codes for MCSVFMASTKNSNEEALQQDEEQTWKKHIKHQNTSNPMTGCSQISWSPVVTLTRLSNVVVKTLLRDTKVCLVKEENPDETDGVSTSQFFPCPHCTISFTDCYFLENHIKTKHPKQYLAMLKSHISKSKTVYAPTYSCPHCSCMFHTPRQLHVHTRQAHPSAPLRKLHPCPYCARSFQYIARLHTHCKVWHKMSVAFIDGYLSCADCGKSFKNSWGLGPHQCHKPEDTKPEDGPVYMNIGMPCSECGKNCSSPRNLRIHMRTHTGEKPYVCKECGKCFSEDSSHRKHMMIHSGVKPFKCQDCGKGFARMGRLRVHMTIHSGEKSFSCSKCDKRFAYKDCLNLHLRTHTGERPFKCTVCGKDFAYRNYLKLHLKIHNNERNYHCGVCGLKFINSAALKTHQRTHTGERPFHCTVCDKTFFRHEHLKNHQRTHTGEKPYTCTECGKSFTQSGDLAKHKRIHTGERPFECSECHRRFICSADLTRHMRIHNNSRPYPCQECDKRFRLANHLKIHMRTHTGERPYSCPRCHRTFSRTHHLTGHLPRCR
- the LOC135520536 gene encoding gastrula zinc finger protein XlCGF57.1-like isoform X2, coding for MSKHHQDPIKTECGTQSDDVVCNREEIDISQAPYVTKGKKHIKHQNTSNPMTGCSQISWSPVVTLTRLSNVVVKTLLRDTKVCLVKEENPDETDGVSTSQFFPCPHCTISFTDCYFLENHIKTKHPKQYLAMLKSHISKSKTVYAPTYSCPHCSCMFHTPRQLHVHTRQAHPSAPLRKLHPCPYCARSFQYIARLHTHCKVWHKMSVAFIDGYLSCADCGKSFKNSWGLGPHQCHKPEDTKPEDGPVYMNIGMPCSECGKNCSSPRNLRIHMRTHTGEKPYVCKECGKCFSEDSSHRKHMMIHSGVKPFKCQDCGKGFARMGRLRVHMTIHSGEKSFSCSKCDKRFAYKDCLNLHLRTHTGERPFKCTVCGKDFAYRNYLKLHLKIHNNERNYHCGVCGLKFINSAALKTHQRTHTGERPFHCTVCDKTFFRHEHLKNHQRTHTGEKPYTCTECGKSFTQSGDLAKHKRIHTGERPFECSECHRRFICSADLTRHMRIHNNSRPYPCQECDKRFRLANHLKIHMRTHTGERPYSCPRCHRTFSRTHHLTGHLPRCR
- the LOC135520536 gene encoding gastrula zinc finger protein XlCGF57.1-like isoform X1, whose translation is MSKHHQDPIKTECGTQSDDVVCNREEIDISQAPYVTKGVCNSSILIKEEPTDFEQQGMGEEPNHSVPSFQKKHIKHQNTSNPMTGCSQISWSPVVTLTRLSNVVVKTLLRDTKVCLVKEENPDETDGVSTSQFFPCPHCTISFTDCYFLENHIKTKHPKQYLAMLKSHISKSKTVYAPTYSCPHCSCMFHTPRQLHVHTRQAHPSAPLRKLHPCPYCARSFQYIARLHTHCKVWHKMSVAFIDGYLSCADCGKSFKNSWGLGPHQCHKPEDTKPEDGPVYMNIGMPCSECGKNCSSPRNLRIHMRTHTGEKPYVCKECGKCFSEDSSHRKHMMIHSGVKPFKCQDCGKGFARMGRLRVHMTIHSGEKSFSCSKCDKRFAYKDCLNLHLRTHTGERPFKCTVCGKDFAYRNYLKLHLKIHNNERNYHCGVCGLKFINSAALKTHQRTHTGERPFHCTVCDKTFFRHEHLKNHQRTHTGEKPYTCTECGKSFTQSGDLAKHKRIHTGERPFECSECHRRFICSADLTRHMRIHNNSRPYPCQECDKRFRLANHLKIHMRTHTGERPYSCPRCHRTFSRTHHLTGHLPRCR